The following is a genomic window from Crossiella equi.
CCAGGACGGCACGGCCAGCGCGCAGCCCGCCACCACGGCCAGCAGCACCAGCAACCACAGCACCGGGTGCAGCACGAACCACAGGGGCAGCAGCAGGGCCGTCGTACCGGTCACCGCCGCCACCGCCCACCACAGCTCCGGGGGCTCCTTGCCGCCCGGCGCGGCCGCGGCGGTCTCGCGCTCCCGGCGCCGGGCCACCGTCACCGCCGTGCCCCGGGCCACCGCGCCCAGCGCCAGCAGGGCCAGCGGACCGGTGAAGAACCACACCCAGATCGGGATCAGCGAGTCCGCGCGCGGGTCTTCGGTGTTCGTGCCGCCCGCGTCCGCCGGACGGCTCGAGGTGGTCGGCGCCTGGCTCGGCTGCGTGCTGGACGGGGTCGGCGTGGCCGCGCCGGAGGTGGTGTCCTGCTGCGGCTGCTCGTACGGGTTCTCGGTGCCCCGGTCGTCCGGGAACGGGGTCGGGTCGAACGGGACCCAGCCCAGGCCGTTGAAGAAGACCTCGACCCAGGCGTGCGCGTCGTTGGTGGTGATCGACTGGTAGTTGCCGTTGGCGTAGCCGCTGGTGAAGCCGACCGCGACGCGGCTGGGCACGTTCACCGCGCGCAGCATGGCCGCCATCGAGGAGGCGAACTGCTCGCAGAAGCCGGTCTTGCCGTTGAACAGGAAGTCCACCAGCGGGTCGCCCTGGCCGGTGCCCTCGGTGGCCAGCCGGTACCGGAAGCCGCCGTCCTTGTGCAGCCAGTTCCGGATCGCCATGGTCCGGTCGTAGTCGGTGCGCGCGTTGCGGGTGAGGTCCTGGGCCAGGGTCCGCACCCGCTGGTCCACGGTCGCCTCGTAGTACTTGGTGCCGATCAGCGACTCGACGGTCTGCCTCGGCGCCTGCGCGGCCCGCATGCTCTCCGCGGACGGGTTGGGCAGGATCCCGACCTGGCGGTACGGTCCGGCGCGCTGCTCGGTCCGCGCGTGCACGATGCCCGCGCTGGGCGAGTAGCTCCAGGCGTCCTCGATCTTGGAGAACTGCGTCGGCAGGCCGTAGACCGGCAGCCAGTAGTCCTTGTACCCGACCGGCTCGATCTGCACGTCCAGCGGCGTGCCCTCGGCGGCCAGGCGGTTGAGGTCGGTGCCCAGCGGCAGCGGCAGCAGGTCGGCGGTGCTGGCCGCGTCCAGCGTGCCGTCCGGGCCGAAGCCCTTCGCCGGGTCGTACTGGCTCAGCGTCACCGCGCGCAGGTACGGCATGGACTTCGGCAGGTTGCGCACCCGGAACAGCTCGACGATGTTCGAGCGGTTCAGCAGGCCGCGCAGGTTGGCCATGGTGCTCAGGCCGATCGTGCCCGTGTCGCTGTCCCCGCCGGGCAGGCGGCCCGCCGTGCCGACCACGGTGAACACCGCGCCCGCGAGCAGCGCGACCACCACCGACGAGGCGGCGATGCCCGCGGCGGCCGGAGCCGAACCGTCGCCGGAGCGCAGCTCGGGCAGCCCGAGCCGCCCGCGCCAGAGCCGGTGGCGCTGGCGTTCGTCGACCACCAGCAGCAGTGCGAACCCGGCCGCGCCGATCGCGAAGGCCCACCAGGGCAGCAGGTCGTCGGCCAGCGAGGCGGGCACCGCGAACACGCACAGCAGCACCAGGCCGGAGGCGGCGGGCGCGGCGGCGGCCACCGCGAGGGTGTCCACCACGATCGCCACCATGCCCAGCGCCACGCACACCAGGCACAGGATCGCCGCGCTCGCGCTGACCGGCGGTATCCCGGTCTTGACCTGTTCCATGGCCTGGCGCAGCACGGAGACCAGGTCGGTCAGCGCGGCCGGGCCGGGCAGCACGACCAGGATGCCGCTGCGGGTGAACACGGCGGTGAGGAAGCACAGCAGGCCGACGAACTGGCCGAGCGCGACCAGCGGCGTGGGCGTGCGCACGGTGCGCAGCGCGATGCCGGTGCCCGCGATGACCGCGATGGTCACCGCGACGAACACCAGCCAGCGCACACCGCCGATCACCCCGGACAGCGAGGTCGCCGCGGCCAGCACGGCCAGCCCCGCGGCGCACGGCACCACCGGCCCGGTCCAGCCGACCGGTGCGGCCACCGCCCTCCGCCTGTTCACCATCACGCTCCGTTCAGCATCGCCGGGCACGGCCCGGGGTTCACCACGGGCCGGCGCCCGCCACGTGCCCGCCGGGCATCCGCTCCGGCACGGTGTTGCACAGCAGCGACCACACCGCGGCCATGCCCTGCTCGGGGCGGGCCACCACCGCGCCCCAGCCCGCCGAGGTCAGCAGCCGCACCGCGTCCTGCGCGTCGTGGCCGCGCTCCTCCCGGGCACTGGCCCAGCCGTCCACGTCCAGCAGCACCGCCAGGCTGCGCACCCCGCGCGGGCGGAAGCGCACCAGCTCGGCGACCGCGCCGGGGCTGACATCACCCAGCACGGCGATCATCTCCCGGCCCGCGCCCGGGTCGCCCGCGAGCGCGAGCTCCGAGCGGTGCGCCGGGTGCAGCGCGGCCAGGGCGTCCAGCACCGGCACGTCCGACAGGCCCGCCGAGGCCGAACCGCCCGCGAGCAGCACACCCTCCTCAGTGGTCAGTCGCACGTGCTGGCCGTGGCGGTGCAGGTGCAGGCAGATGCTCGCGGCCAGCGACACCGCCCACTCCAGGCTCGCCGTCGGGCCGGTGCCGCGGTGCGCGGCCGCGCGGGTGTCCAGCAGCACCGAGATGCCGCCGTGCCAGGGGCTCTCCTCCACGCGCACCATCAGCTCGTCGCGGCGCGCGGTGGACTTCCAGTGCACCTTGCGCAGGTCGTCGCCGTGGCGGTACTGGCGGATGATCGCGTCGTCCTCGCCCTGGCCCGCGCGCAGCCGCACCGCGCCGTCGTCACCGGAGCCCATGCCCGAGCCCGACGGCAGACCGCGCAGCGCCACCACCTTCGGCACCACGACCAGCCTGCTGCGCCCGCCGAGCTCGCGCTCGAACTCGGCCAGCCCGAACGGGTCGGTGACCCGGGCGCGCAGCGGGCCCAGCTGGT
Proteins encoded in this region:
- a CDS encoding DUF58 domain-containing protein, with amino-acid sequence MGALAGLTTRGRCLLAAGLAAALCGLLLDERDLLRIAVFVVALPVIAAVMAANSRIGLAALRHLLPDRVPVGTTSEVRLEVRSQGRLPSGGLMLEDGVPYALGNKPRFVVERLPRRGAAVLRYPLQPVMRGVHQLGPLRARVTDPFGLAEFERELGGRSRLVVVPKVVALRGLPSGSGMGSGDDGAVRLRAGQGEDDAIIRQYRHGDDLRKVHWKSTARRDELMVRVEESPWHGGISVLLDTRAAAHRGTGPTASLEWAVSLAASICLHLHRHGQHVRLTTEEGVLLAGGSASAGLSDVPVLDALAALHPAHRSELALAGDPGAGREMIAVLGDVSPGAVAELVRFRPRGVRSLAVLLDVDGWASAREERGHDAQDAVRLLTSAGWGAVVARPEQGMAAVWSLLCNTVPERMPGGHVAGAGPW
- a CDS encoding transglutaminase family protein; its protein translation is MNRRRAVAAPVGWTGPVVPCAAGLAVLAAATSLSGVIGGVRWLVFVAVTIAVIAGTGIALRTVRTPTPLVALGQFVGLLCFLTAVFTRSGILVVLPGPAALTDLVSVLRQAMEQVKTGIPPVSASAAILCLVCVALGMVAIVVDTLAVAAAAPAASGLVLLCVFAVPASLADDLLPWWAFAIGAAGFALLLVVDERQRHRLWRGRLGLPELRSGDGSAPAAAGIAASSVVVALLAGAVFTVVGTAGRLPGGDSDTGTIGLSTMANLRGLLNRSNIVELFRVRNLPKSMPYLRAVTLSQYDPAKGFGPDGTLDAASTADLLPLPLGTDLNRLAAEGTPLDVQIEPVGYKDYWLPVYGLPTQFSKIEDAWSYSPSAGIVHARTEQRAGPYRQVGILPNPSAESMRAAQAPRQTVESLIGTKYYEATVDQRVRTLAQDLTRNARTDYDRTMAIRNWLHKDGGFRYRLATEGTGQGDPLVDFLFNGKTGFCEQFASSMAAMLRAVNVPSRVAVGFTSGYANGNYQSITTNDAHAWVEVFFNGLGWVPFDPTPFPDDRGTENPYEQPQQDTTSGAATPTPSSTQPSQAPTTSSRPADAGGTNTEDPRADSLIPIWVWFFTGPLALLALGAVARGTAVTVARRRERETAAAAPGGKEPPELWWAVAAVTGTTALLLPLWFVLHPVLWLLVLLAVVAGCALAVPSWLRRYLRDRRLHAVALGGPDAAGAAWQELMAASRDRGAAVAGTETVRAAARKLVREHKLDEQGQNGLRTIIGAVERSWYGGDTEAEPELFTAIRQVLASMSASAPLSWRSRLFPPSVLRTAR